A stretch of the Nitratifractor salsuginis DSM 16511 genome encodes the following:
- a CDS encoding HdeD family acid-resistance protein has translation MWNYQMWPTDSDMLSKFAKHSTIVGIIMAILGILAIVYPFVGSLFTLAFVAWLMIFGGFVAAFSTAKTNPQDWLGWFKAFILVLTGGLMIFKPAVGIQALGLVLAIYFLLDAFGGFAMGALMRPAKGWWLWTLNGLFSLILAVIFLASWINVVETAWLIGIFVGISLLFDGIVLLFMGSQLKKAATEA, from the coding sequence ATGTGGAACTATCAAATGTGGCCGACTGACTCGGATATGCTGAGCAAGTTTGCCAAACACTCGACCATCGTCGGGATCATTATGGCTATTTTGGGGATCCTGGCGATCGTCTACCCCTTCGTCGGATCCCTCTTTACCCTGGCCTTCGTCGCCTGGCTGATGATCTTCGGCGGTTTCGTCGCCGCCTTCAGTACCGCCAAGACCAATCCCCAGGATTGGCTGGGATGGTTCAAAGCCTTTATCCTGGTCCTGACCGGCGGATTGATGATCTTCAAACCCGCTGTGGGGATCCAGGCCCTGGGCCTCGTTTTGGCGATCTACTTTTTGCTGGACGCATTCGGAGGCTTTGCGATGGGTGCGCTGATGCGCCCCGCCAAGGGATGGTGGCTCTGGACACTTAACGGTCTCTTTTCGCTGATCCTGGCTGTGATTTTCCTCGCATCCTGGATCAATGTGGTCGAAACCGCCTGGCTGATCGGCATCTTCGTCGGGATCAGCCTGCTCTTCGACGGGATCGTCCTGCTCTTTATGGGCAGCCAGCTCAAAAAAGCCGCCACAGAAGCGTAA
- the eno gene encoding phosphopyruvate hydratase, with translation MAATSIKDLQAIEVLDSRGNPTVRVFATLENGVRVSASVPSGASTGEYEAVELRDGDPTRYGGKGVLKACANVMEVIAPALRGMDAREQLAIDRTMIELDGTENKARLGANAILGVSMAVAKAAAVSEGEELYRYLGGSEARRLPVPCMNILNGGEHADNSVDFQEFMAVPHGAPSFSEGLRYVAETFHTLKKILEAKGYSTAVGDEGGFAPNLGSNEEAIELIVEAIEKSGYKPGIDISIAIDSAATSFSTDKKGHYNLKWSGAGEMTSDDLIALAKEWVAKYPIILWEDPLAEEDWEGFAKFTKELGDKIEVVGDDIFVTNTKFIRRGIEEHTANASLIKLNQIGSVTETVDAVRLCIEHGWRAFLSHRSGETCDSFLADFAVAMGTGHLKSGSASRSERLAKYNRLLEIEAQLGPDALYYWK, from the coding sequence ATGGCAGCGACAAGCATCAAAGACCTTCAAGCGATCGAAGTCCTCGATTCGCGTGGAAACCCTACCGTTCGCGTTTTCGCCACATTGGAGAACGGCGTGCGGGTCAGTGCGTCGGTCCCCTCCGGTGCCAGCACCGGAGAGTATGAGGCAGTGGAGCTTCGCGACGGCGACCCCACCCGCTACGGCGGCAAGGGGGTTCTCAAAGCCTGCGCCAACGTTATGGAGGTCATCGCTCCGGCATTGCGGGGGATGGATGCAAGGGAGCAGCTGGCCATCGACCGGACGATGATCGAGCTCGACGGCACGGAGAACAAAGCGCGCCTGGGGGCCAATGCGATCCTGGGTGTTTCGATGGCGGTCGCCAAAGCGGCAGCGGTTAGCGAAGGCGAAGAGCTCTACCGCTACCTGGGCGGCAGTGAAGCGCGGCGGCTGCCCGTTCCCTGCATGAACATCCTCAACGGCGGGGAACACGCCGACAACAGCGTCGATTTCCAAGAGTTCATGGCGGTGCCCCACGGCGCTCCGAGCTTCAGCGAAGGGCTGCGCTATGTGGCCGAGACTTTTCACACGCTCAAGAAGATCCTCGAAGCCAAAGGCTACTCCACCGCCGTCGGGGACGAGGGAGGCTTCGCCCCCAATCTCGGCAGCAACGAAGAGGCGATCGAACTCATCGTCGAAGCGATCGAAAAGAGCGGCTACAAACCCGGCATCGATATCTCCATCGCCATCGACAGTGCCGCAACCTCCTTCTCCACGGACAAAAAGGGGCACTACAATCTCAAATGGTCCGGAGCCGGGGAGATGACCAGCGACGACCTGATCGCCCTGGCCAAAGAGTGGGTGGCCAAGTATCCCATCATTCTCTGGGAAGATCCCCTCGCCGAGGAGGATTGGGAAGGCTTCGCCAAGTTCACGAAGGAGCTCGGGGACAAGATCGAAGTGGTGGGGGATGATATTTTCGTCACCAATACCAAATTCATCCGCCGGGGCATCGAAGAGCATACCGCCAACGCTTCCCTGATCAAACTCAACCAGATCGGCAGCGTCACCGAAACGGTGGATGCGGTTCGACTCTGCATCGAGCACGGATGGCGGGCGTTTCTCTCCCATCGCTCCGGAGAGACGTGCGACAGCTTCCTGGCCGATTTCGCCGTGGCGATGGGGACGGGCCATCTCAAGAGCGGCTCCGCTTCCCGCAGCGAGCGCCTGGCCAAATACAACCGCTTGCTGGAGATTGAAGCGCAGCTCGGTCCCGATGCGCTCTATTATTGGAAATAA
- a CDS encoding APC family permease, translated as MGGSGKEKKAFGLWSAIFIGIGSMVGAGIFIVIGEAGAIAGNIVWLSFIFGGIAALLSGYSLAKLALRYPSRGGIVEYLVQGYGEGVFSGSASVLFYFAGLVAIAAVAKSFGTYAATFLHAQNTPSIVNAFALGIVGFFLLINLIGATFVAKSENLLVIIKVTILTVFAVAAAWHIDPALLSAKKMPPIMNMLYAIGLTFFAYQGFSVITNTVEDMENPARNMMRAMIGAILIVMALYVLTAVAVLGNLPLPEVIKAKDYTLAEAAKPVFGVLGFKVMAATALLSTASAINASLYATAEISYTMAKEGNLPKVYSYNVFQSNEGLIISSLLIVPMILFFDLSEVTTVAALSVLIVQGLTHIGHLMRLKETGANGVLVFLAAAAMFTITALTLHYTRLHDPAIGYYLLGAFVLCFLVEVSLRIFTKRIVTRQVVDLFNFKRWEDEKKI; from the coding sequence ATGGGCGGATCGGGCAAAGAGAAAAAGGCCTTCGGACTTTGGAGTGCCATCTTCATCGGCATCGGTTCGATGGTGGGGGCCGGGATCTTCATCGTCATCGGCGAAGCGGGGGCCATCGCCGGGAATATCGTCTGGCTCTCCTTCATCTTCGGCGGGATCGCCGCGCTGCTGAGCGGCTACTCCCTGGCCAAACTGGCTCTTCGTTATCCCTCCAGGGGCGGGATCGTCGAGTATTTGGTGCAGGGCTACGGCGAAGGGGTCTTCTCCGGTTCGGCAAGTGTGCTTTTTTACTTCGCCGGCCTGGTTGCCATCGCTGCCGTGGCCAAGAGCTTCGGCACCTACGCCGCTACCTTCCTCCACGCGCAGAACACCCCCTCCATCGTCAATGCCTTTGCCCTGGGGATCGTGGGCTTCTTCCTGCTCATCAACCTTATCGGGGCCACCTTCGTCGCCAAGTCGGAGAACCTCCTGGTCATCATCAAGGTGACCATCCTCACCGTCTTTGCTGTGGCGGCGGCCTGGCATATTGACCCGGCACTGCTCAGTGCAAAAAAGATGCCGCCGATTATGAATATGCTCTATGCCATTGGCTTGACCTTCTTCGCCTATCAGGGTTTCAGCGTCATTACCAATACGGTCGAAGATATGGAGAACCCGGCCCGTAATATGATGCGGGCGATGATCGGGGCGATCCTGATCGTGATGGCGCTCTATGTCCTGACCGCCGTGGCGGTCCTGGGGAACCTTCCTCTTCCCGAAGTGATCAAGGCAAAAGATTACACCCTGGCGGAAGCGGCCAAACCGGTCTTTGGCGTGCTGGGCTTCAAAGTGATGGCGGCGACGGCGCTGCTTTCGACCGCTTCGGCCATCAACGCTTCCCTCTATGCCACGGCGGAGATCAGCTATACCATGGCCAAAGAAGGAAACCTCCCCAAGGTCTACAGCTACAACGTCTTTCAATCCAACGAAGGGCTCATCATCAGTTCGCTGCTTATTGTGCCGATGATTCTTTTCTTTGACCTTTCGGAAGTGACGACGGTCGCGGCCCTGTCGGTGCTGATCGTGCAGGGGCTGACTCATATCGGGCATCTGATGCGGCTCAAAGAGACCGGAGCCAACGGTGTGCTGGTCTTTTTGGCGGCGGCGGCGATGTTCACGATCACTGCGCTGACCCTCCACTACACCCGGCTTCATGATCCGGCTATCGGCTACTATCTGCTGGGGGCCTTCGTCCTCTGCTTTTTGGTCGAGGTGAGCCTGCGGATCTTTACAAAGCGTATCGTCACCCGCCAGGTGGTGGACCTCTTCAATTTCAAACGCTGGGAGGATGAGAAAAAGATATGA